The following are encoded in a window of Phaseolus vulgaris cultivar G19833 chromosome 3, P. vulgaris v2.0, whole genome shotgun sequence genomic DNA:
- the LOC137806465 gene encoding 2-hydroxyisoflavanone synthase-like, giving the protein MLLEIAIGLLLIGLFLHLRPTPTAKSKALRHLPNPPSPKPRLPFIGHLHLLNGQLLHHSLITLSQRYGPLFSLYFGSMPTVVASTPELFKLFLQTHEAASFNTRFQTSAIKRLTYDNSVAMVPFGPYWKFIRKLIMNDLLNATTVNKLRPLRSHEIRKVLRVFAQSAESQQPLNITEELLKWTNNTISMLMLGEAEEVRDLARETVKIFGEYSLTNFIWPLNKLKFGKYEKRIDEIFNKFDPVIEKVIKKRQEIVRRRKNGEVVEGEQSGIFLDTLLEFAEDETMEIKITKEQIKGLVVDFFSAGTDSTAVATEWALAELINNPRVLQKAREEVYSVVGKDRVVDEVDTQNLPYIRAIVKETFRLHPPLPVVKRKCVEECEIEGCVIPEGALILFNVWAVGRDPKYWNKPLEFRPERFLESGAEGGVGPLDLRGQHFQLLPFGSGRRMCPGVNLSTSGMATFLASVVQCFDLQVVDSQGHILHGDDAKVSMEERAGLTVPRKHNLVCVPLAKTTLAAKLLSS; this is encoded by the exons ATGTTGCTGGAAATTGCAATCGGTTTGTTGTTGATAGGACTGTTTCTGCACCTGCGTCCTACACCCACTGCTAAATCCAAGGCCCTTCGACACCTTCCCAACCCTCCTAGCCCAAAGCCTCGGCTTCCCTTCATTGGACACCTTCACCTTTTGAATGGCCAACTTCTGCACCACTCTCTCATTACTCTTTCCCAACGTTATGGCCCTTTGTTCTCTCTCTACTTTGGCTCCATGCCCACCGTTGTTGCCTCCACCCCCGAGTTGTTCAAACTCTTCCTTCAAACCCACGAGGCTGCTTCCTTCAACACCAGGTTCCAAACCTCTGCTATTAAGCGCCTCACTTACGACAACTCCGTTGCCATGGTTCCTTTTGGACCTTACTGGAAGTTCATCAGGAAGCTCATCATGAACGACCTCCTCAACGCCACCACCGTCAACAAGTTGAGGCCCTTGAGGAGCCATGAGATCCGCAAGGTTCTCAGAGTATTCGCCCAAAGTGCAGAGTCCCAACAGCCCCTTAACATCACCGAGGAGCTTCTCAAGTGGACAAACAATACCATCTCCATGCTGATGCTGGGTGAGGCCGAAGAGGTTAGAGATTTGGCTCGCGAGACAGTTAAGATCTTCGGTGAGTACAGTCTTACCAACTTCATCTGGCCCTTGAATAAGCTCAAGTTTGGAAAGTATGAGAAGAGGATCGATGAAATATTCAACAAGTTCGACCCCGTCATTGAGAAGGTCATCAAGAAGCGCCAAGAGATCGTGAGAAGGAGAAAGAACGGAGAAGTTGTTGAGGGAGAGCAGAGCGGTATTTTCCTCGATACTTTGCTTGAATTCGCTGAGGACGAGACCATGGAGATCAAAATTACCAAAGAGCAGATCAAGGGTCTTGTTGTC GATTTCTTCTCAGCAGGAACAGATTCCACAGCCGTGGCAACTGAGTGGGCTTTGGCAGAACTCATCAACAACCCTAGGGTGTTGCAAAAGGCTCGGGAGGAGGTGTACAGTGTTGTGGGGAAAGATAGAGTGGTTGATGAAGTTGATACTCAAAACCTTCCTTACATCAGGGCCATAGTGAAGGAGACATTCCGCTTGCACCCACCACTCCCTGTGGTGAAAAGAAAGTGTGTGGAAGAGTGTGAGATTGAAGGGTGTGTGATCCCAGAGGGAGCATTGATACTTTTCAATGTGTGGGCTGTAGGAAGAGACCCTAAGTACTGGAACAAACCATTGGAATTTCGTCCTGAGAGATTCTTAGAAAGTGGAGCTGAAGGGGGAGTTGGGCCTCTTGATCTAAGGGGGCAGCATTTTCAACTTCTCCCATTTGGGTCAGGTAGGAGAATGTGCCCTGGAGTGAATTTGTCTACTTCAGGAATGGCAACATTTCTTGCATCTGTTGTCCAGTGCTTTGACCTGCAAGTGGTGGACTCACAAGGACACATACTGCATGGTGATGATGCCAAAGTTAGCATGGAAGAGAGAGCTGGCCTCACAGTTCCCAGGAAACACAACCTCGTATGTGTTCCACTTGCAAAAACAACCCTCGCCGCCAAACTCCTCTCCTCATAA